A stretch of DNA from Fervidobacterium thailandense:
TGGGCTCAGATTATGGTTCAAAGTCGCTTCTCTGAGTACTCAAGAGTTAGGTCCAGAATCGGTATGACTGGTTCGGAACTCGCCCGATTTATTTTGGATGCCGCCGGATTGTACGATGTTCGCATCGAATACGTGCCCGGTACCTTGACGGATCATTACGATCCGATCCACAAAGTAGTTAGGTTATCCCAGGCAACCTATAACAGCGATTCTATTGCAGCTCTCGGCGTGGTCGCGCATGAAATCGGTCACGCGATCCAGCACGCAACTAAGTACGCTCCCATCGTTATCAGGAATGCAATAGCACCCATTGCACAATTTTCTTCGAACCTGGCGTGGGTATTTTTCATCATAGGTATCATCACCGGTGCACTTGGCCTGGCAAAGTTTGGAATCCTTCTGTTTATCGCGGTGGTATTGTTCTCGATAATCACGTTACCGGTTGAATTTGACGCCAGTAGGAGGGCTGTGAAAATCCTGGAGAGAAACCTGATGATGCCCAAAGAAGAGTTGAAAGGTGTCAAAGCCGTGCTCAGTGCCGCTGCTATGACTTACGTAGCCGCAACGTTGATGTCGATCATGCAATTGCTCAGAATGGTTCTCATAGCAAGAAGCCGAGATTGAAGGAAAATGAACAAAAAACAAAAGAGCCCGGGGATGTCTTCCCGGGCTCTTTAAATTTTTCAGCATCATTATTCACTTGGTTGTTGTAGCAAGTAGAGCCATACCAGCGCGCCCGCGCCGAGCAGTGTACCGATGATACCGAACGCGAGGGCCCAACTTGCGGTTGGATTGGACTCAACGGATTTTAACCTTTGCTGGAGCTTTGCGTTCTCCGCTTCCAAAGCCGAGACTTTTTCCTCGAGAGCCTTTATCGTGGCTTCTTGCGTTTTTACGCTCCCAGCAACACTGGAGACCTGCGCTGAAACCTGTTCGATACGGTTCTTCATCAGCGCATCTTCTTGGGCAAGTTGGTTCAAACGTGACTCGGTTGTACTGCGGAGTTGATCAACGTCTTTCTTGAGTGCAAAGTTTTCTGCCTGCTTTTTAAGATCCTGGACTTCTCCGGAAAGGTTCGTAACTCTCGTTTCCAATTCTGTTATCTTAATGACTTGCTGGTTGACAGCGTCTGTCACCAGGTTATAGACGTTAGTGACAATACTATCGTTGAGTGTCTTCATTTGATCTTCCAAGCTCTTTAATCTACTCTCCACCGTTTTCAGACGTGAATCCGTGTTAGTTTCCATCGTTGAAATTCTATTCGAAATGTTACGTAAAGAAGTTTCCAACTCAGCATCCTTAGCTTGTAGACTTGCTACATCAGATACTAACTTACTCTGAGTTGACTGAATGTTGGCGATAGTGGTCTGAATTTCCGATATCCTCTTCTGAATGTCACTTAAGTTCGATTTAAGAGCACCGATCTCGGAAACTTGAGTACTGAGTGAGTTGACGGTGGACTCAAGCGATGAAACTCTGTTGGAAAGGTTCTGAAGAGTCGATACGGTGTTTTGCAAGGATTTTAGAGAATTATCGAGTGCG
This window harbors:
- a CDS encoding zinc metallopeptidase, giving the protein MMFYDPTFVLLIPALLLALWAQIMVQSRFSEYSRVRSRIGMTGSELARFILDAAGLYDVRIEYVPGTLTDHYDPIHKVVRLSQATYNSDSIAALGVVAHEIGHAIQHATKYAPIVIRNAIAPIAQFSSNLAWVFFIIGIITGALGLAKFGILLFIAVVLFSIITLPVEFDASRRAVKILERNLMMPKEELKGVKAVLSAAAMTYVAATLMSIMQLLRMVLIARSRD
- a CDS encoding S-layer homology domain-containing protein, with the translated sequence MRVRRLLLVTVLVTLLAVAQLGFSSTYKDVPANHWAYEAVEQLTKLGVISGMPDGTFQGNQPMTRYQFAVALYRMFNVLSDRISSVERRIPTTTGQTTTQQQVQATVPANVDAQLRNLASQILALGAADKDLDTKISNLSARLDSVIGNVNTIQRDLNALKTKVDDLQASYDALVLKVTEIRSLVSVSPTGQSLNKVEQDVNSLRSDISTVRNDVAAIKNDLSSAVQRISNVERNLTVLDTDLKNRITALDNSLKSLQNTVSTLQNLSNRVSSLESTVNSLSTQVSEIGALKSNLSDIQKRISEIQTTIANIQSTQSKLVSDVASLQAKDAELETSLRNISNRISTMETNTDSRLKTVESRLKSLEDQMKTLNDSIVTNVYNLVTDAVNQQVIKITELETRVTNLSGEVQDLKKQAENFALKKDVDQLRSTTESRLNQLAQEDALMKNRIEQVSAQVSSVAGSVKTQEATIKALEEKVSALEAENAKLQQRLKSVESNPTASWALAFGIIGTLLGAGALVWLYLLQQPSE